The Raphanus sativus cultivar WK10039 chromosome 2, ASM80110v3, whole genome shotgun sequence genome includes a region encoding these proteins:
- the LOC108840063 gene encoding subtilisin-like protease SBT3.10: MGQTTILVAIILTLVMNAQSTFVVGDAAERKVYVVYLGEKEHDDPASVTESHHQMLWSLLGSKESVHDSIVYSYRHGFSGFAAKLTESQAQQLSELPEVVHVIPNTLYELTTTRTWDYLGLSPGTSKSLLHKADMGRKIIVGVIDTGVWPESEMYNDKGYGPIPSRWKGSCESGELFNGSIHCNRKLIGAKYFVDGLVAEIGDIDRTQNPEYASPRDFNGHGTHVSSTIGGSFLPDVSYLGLGRGTERGGAPGVRLAIYKACWLQSGSCSGADVLKAIDEAIHDGVDVLSLSLGSKVPLYSETDVRELTSVGAFHAVAKGIPVVAAAGNDGPSAQTIANVAPWILTVAATTLDRSFPTAITLGNNITILGQAIFVGPELGFSELVYPQSGDCQKLSTNPNNTMEGKVVLCFTRETSVTPAVDAIVAVRNAGGLGVIIARNPTHLLIPSRNFPSVAVDFELGTDILFYIRSTRSPIVKIGASRTLVARPVATKVATFSSRGPNSISPAILKPDIAAPGVNILAATSLNDSFSVNGFSMKSGTSMATPIVSGIVVLLKSLHPHWSPSAIKSAIVTTAWKTDPSGEPIFADGSSRKLADPFDYGGGLVNPEKAAKPGLVYDMATHDYVLYLCAADYSDMSISRVLGKATVCPNPKPSVLDLNLPSITIPNLRDEVTLTRTVTNVGPLNSVYKVMIDPPMGVNVTVRPMTLVFNSTVTKLSFTVRVTTTHRVNTGYFFGTLTWSDTVHNVAIPVSVRTQILQRYYDEN, translated from the exons ATGGGCCAAACCACAATTCTTGTAGCGATAATTCTGACTCTTGTTATGAATGCTCAGAGCACTTTCGTTGTAGGAGATGCTGCTGAGAGAAAG GTGTACGTAGTTTACTTGGGAGAGAAGGAACATGATGATCCTGCGTCTGTCACCGAATCTCACCATCAGATGTTATGGTCACTTCTTGGAAG CAAAGAGTCTGTCCACGATTCAATAGTGTATAGTTATCGACACGGCTTCTCAGGATTTGCTGCGAAGCTAACAGAATCCCAAGCCCAACAACTTTCAG AACTGCCTGAGGTTGTTCATGTCATACCAAATACATTGTACGAACTGACAACAACTAGGACTTGGGATTACTTGGGTCTGTCTCCGGGTACTTCAAAGAGTCTCTTACATAAGGCCGACATGGGGCGGAAGATCATTGTTGGAGTCATCGATACAG GAGTATGGCCGGAGTCTGAAATGTATAATGACAAAGGCTACGGACCTATACCGAGTCGTTGGAAAGGAAGCTGTGAATCTGGAGAACTCTTCAACGGTTCGATTCATTGCAACAGAAAGCTGATAGGAGCAAAATACTTTGTTGATGGCCTTGTTGCCGAAATCGGAGACATTGACAGAACACAGAACCCTGAGTACGCATCCCCAAGAGACTTTAACGGTCATGGCACGCACGTCTCCTCAACCATCGGCGGTTCTTTTCTGCCTGATGTAAGCTACCTAGGCCTTGGAAGAGGAACCGAGAGAGGCGGTGCGCCCGGTGTACGTTTAGCTATTTACAAGGCTTGCTGGCTTCAGTCAGGGTCTTGTTCAGGAGCTGATGTCTTAAAAGCAATAGACGAAGCTATACATGATGGTGTTGATGTTTTGTCACTCTCTTTAGGATCCAAGGTTCCTTTGTATTCAGAGACTGATGTGAGGGAACTGACTTCTGTGGGAGCATTCCATGCGGTTGCAAAAGGAATTCCTGTTGTTGCTGCAGCTGGTAATGACGGTCCCTCGGCTCAGACTATTGCGAACGTAGCTCCTTGGATCTTGACGGTTGCTGCAACAACTCTAGACCGTTCCTTCCCCACAGCCATTACACTTGGAAACAATATAACAATACTG GGTCAAGCAATCTTTGTCGGTCCAGAACTCGGCTTTTCCGAACTAGTTTACCCACAGTCAGG TGATTGCCAGAAGCTCTCTACGAATCCCAACAACACAATGGAAGGAAAAGTTGTGTTATGTTTCACAAGAGAAACAAGTGTCACCCCTGCGGTGGATGCTATAGTAGCAGTAAGAAACGCTGGAGGTCTTGGGGTAATTATTGCAAGAAATCCTACACACTTGCTTATTCCATCTCGTAACTTTCCAAGTGTTGCGGTAGACTTCGAGCTTGGAACCGACATTCTGTTCTACATACGCTCCACAAG ATCTCCCATTGTAAAGATAGGGGCTTCGAGAACCCTGGTTGCACGACCTGTGGCTACAAAGGTAGCAACTTTCTCATCAAGAGGACCCAATTCAATATCGCCAGCGATTCTTAAG CCGGATATAGCAGCACCTGGTGTGAACATACTTGCAGCTACTTCCCTTAATGATTCTTTCAGTGTCAATGGATTCTCTATGAAGTCTGGGACATCAATGGCTACTCCTATAGTTTCAGGAATTGTAGTGCTCCTCAAATCATTACATCCTCACTGGTCTCCTTCTGCTATCAAGTCAGCTATTGTCACCACAG CTTGGAAAACTGATCCATCAGGTGAGCCAATCTTCGCAGATGGGTCAAGCCGCAAGCTAGCTGATCCGTTTGATTACGGAGGAGGCCTCGTGAACCCAGAGAAAGCTGCAAAACCAGGTCTCGTATACGACATGGCCACACATGACTACGTCTTGTACTTGTGCGCTGCTGATTACAGTGACATGTCCATATCCCGTGTCCTCGGAAAAGCAACCGTCTGTCCTAATCCCAAGCCTTCGGTTCTTGATCTCAACTTGCCTTCCATCACAATCCCAAACCTTAGAGATGAAGTCACTCTCACAAGAACAGTCACTAATGTTGGACCTCTCAATTCAGTTTACAAAGTCATGATTGATCCTCCAATGGGAGTTAATGTGACTGTTAGACCAATGACACTTGTGTTTAATTCTACTGTTACAAAGTTATCTTTCACGGTTCGAGTCACGACCACACACAGAGTAAACACGGGCTACTTCTTTGGAACATTGACTTGGAGTGATACTGTGCACAATGTAGCCATCCCAGTATCTGTGAGAACCCAGATCCTGCAACGATACTATGACGAGAACTGA